The Sphingomonas sp. KR3-1 genome contains a region encoding:
- the rplC gene encoding 50S ribosomal protein L3, which produces MRTGVIAKKLGMTRLFQDDGRHVPVTVLALEGVQVVSVREKDRDGYTAVQLGAGTAKSKNVAKPQRGHFGKAEVEPKAVVHEFRVDADGLLEVGAEISADHYVAGQFVDIQGKTQGKGFAGGMKRWGFGGLRATHGVSVSHRSLGSTGQRQDPGKVFKNKKMAGHMGDKFRTQQNLEIVGTDVERGLIFVKGSVPGSKGGWLFVKDAVKVDRHADAPFPAGLKQVANNNDTAPAETPADTVEAPEATEGQEG; this is translated from the coding sequence ATGCGCACTGGCGTGATCGCGAAGAAGTTGGGGATGACCCGCCTGTTCCAGGACGACGGCCGCCACGTGCCGGTCACCGTTCTGGCACTCGAAGGCGTTCAGGTCGTCTCCGTCCGCGAAAAGGATCGTGACGGCTATACGGCCGTCCAGCTCGGCGCCGGCACGGCGAAGAGCAAGAATGTCGCCAAGCCGCAGCGCGGCCACTTCGGCAAGGCCGAAGTCGAGCCCAAGGCTGTCGTCCATGAGTTCCGCGTCGACGCGGACGGCCTGCTCGAAGTGGGCGCCGAGATTTCGGCCGACCACTATGTCGCCGGCCAGTTCGTCGACATCCAGGGCAAGACCCAGGGCAAGGGCTTTGCGGGCGGCATGAAGCGTTGGGGCTTCGGCGGTCTGCGCGCCACCCACGGCGTCTCGGTCTCGCACCGCTCGCTCGGTTCGACCGGTCAGCGCCAGGATCCGGGCAAGGTCTTCAAGAACAAGAAGATGGCCGGTCACATGGGTGACAAGTTCCGCACGCAGCAGAACCTCGAGATCGTCGGCACCGACGTCGAGCGCGGCCTCATCTTCGTCAAGGGCTCGGTCCCTGGCTCGAAGGGCGGCTGGCTGTTCGTCAAGGACGCCGTCAAGGTCGACCGTCATGCCGATGCGCCGTTCCCGGCCGGCCTGAAGCAGGTCGCTAACAACAACGACACCGCCCCTGCGGAAACCCCGGCCGACACGGTCGAGGCTCCCGAGGCGACCGAAGGCCAGGAGGGCTGA
- the rplV gene encoding 50S ribosomal protein L22, with the protein MSKPAAPRKVGDKEALAVATQIRGSAQKLNLVAGLIRGKKAEDALNILQFSTKAMAVDARKVLASAIANAENNHNLDVDALVVAEASVGKSITMKRFATRGRGKSTRILKPFSRLRIVVREQEEA; encoded by the coding sequence ATGAGCAAGCCTGCAGCCCCCCGCAAGGTCGGTGACAAGGAAGCCCTTGCCGTCGCCACGCAGATCCGTGGTTCAGCCCAGAAGCTGAACCTCGTCGCGGGCCTGATCCGCGGCAAGAAGGCAGAGGACGCGCTGAACATCCTTCAGTTCTCGACCAAGGCCATGGCCGTCGACGCGCGCAAGGTTCTCGCCTCGGCGATCGCCAATGCGGAAAACAACCACAACCTCGACGTCGACGCGCTCGTCGTCGCCGAGGCTTCGGTCGGCAAGTCGATCACGATGAAGCGCTTCGCGACCCGCGGCCGTGGCAAGTCCACCCGCATCCTGAAGCCGTTCAGCCGTCTTCGCATCGTCGTCCGCGAGCAGGAAGAAGCATAA
- a CDS encoding 50S ribosomal protein L23, whose translation MAKKQAAAIDNRHYDVIVAPHITEKSTLVSEHNAVVFKVAGDATKPEIKAAVEALFSVKVTGVNTIVQKGKTKKWKGAPYKRSDIKKAIVTLADGDQIDVTTGI comes from the coding sequence ATGGCTAAGAAGCAGGCAGCCGCGATCGACAACCGTCACTATGACGTGATTGTCGCGCCGCACATCACCGAGAAGTCGACTCTGGTCTCCGAGCACAACGCCGTTGTGTTCAAGGTCGCCGGCGACGCCACCAAGCCCGAGATCAAGGCCGCTGTCGAAGCGCTGTTCTCGGTCAAGGTCACGGGCGTCAACACGATCGTCCAGAAGGGCAAGACCAAGAAGTGGAAGGGCGCTCCCTACAAGCGCTCGGACATCAAGAAAGCGATCGTGACGCTCGCCGATGGCGACCAGATCGACGTGACGACGGGAATCTGA
- the rplB gene encoding 50S ribosomal protein L2: MALKNYNPTSPGVRGLILIDRSALYKGRPVKALTEGKTKTGGRNNKGHVTSRGIAGGHKQRYRIVDFKRRLWDVEGTVERIEYDPNRTAFIALVNYGKDEAGKDRVAYIIAPQRLGVGDKVIAGKKTDVKPGNAMELGQMPVGTIVHNVEMKPGKGGQIARSAGTYVQVVGRDRGMVIVRLNSGEQRYIHGNCMATVGAVSNPDNQNTNLGKAGRNRWKGIRPLTRGVAKNPVDHPHGGGEGRTSGGRHPVTPWGKPTKGARTRHNKATDKMIIRSRHAKKKG, encoded by the coding sequence ATGGCACTCAAGAATTATAATCCGACGTCGCCTGGCGTCCGCGGCCTGATCCTGATCGACCGTTCGGCCCTGTACAAGGGTCGTCCGGTCAAGGCTCTGACCGAGGGCAAGACCAAGACCGGCGGCCGCAACAACAAGGGTCACGTGACTTCGCGCGGCATCGCCGGCGGTCACAAGCAGCGCTATCGCATCGTCGATTTCAAGCGCCGCCTGTGGGACGTCGAGGGCACCGTCGAGCGGATCGAATATGATCCCAACCGCACCGCGTTCATCGCGCTGGTCAACTACGGCAAGGACGAAGCGGGCAAGGACCGCGTCGCCTACATCATCGCTCCGCAGCGCCTCGGCGTTGGCGACAAGGTGATCGCCGGCAAGAAGACCGACGTGAAGCCGGGCAATGCCATGGAACTCGGCCAGATGCCGGTCGGCACCATCGTCCACAACGTGGAGATGAAGCCGGGCAAGGGCGGCCAGATCGCCCGTTCGGCAGGCACCTATGTGCAGGTCGTCGGTCGTGACCGCGGCATGGTCATCGTTCGCCTGAACTCGGGCGAGCAGCGCTACATCCACGGCAATTGCATGGCGACGGTCGGTGCGGTGTCCAACCCGGACAACCAGAACACCAACCTTGGCAAGGCTGGCCGTAACCGCTGGAAGGGCATCCGCCCGCTAACCCGCGGTGTTGCGAAGAACCCGGTCGACCACCCGCACGGCGGTGGTGAAGGCCGGACCTCGGGCGGCCGTCATCCGGTCACGCCGTGGGGCAAGCCGACCAAGGGTGCGCGCACCCGCCACAACAAGGCGACGGACAAGATGATCATCCGCAGCCGTCACGCGAAGAAGAAGGGCTAA
- the rpsQ gene encoding 30S ribosomal protein S17 has product MPKRVLTGNVVSDKGDKTVVVLVERKVKHPLYGKIIRRSKKYHAHDEGNEYKAGETVRIEETAPISKLKTWKVIERVNTHATPTKSDAAA; this is encoded by the coding sequence ATGCCGAAGCGCGTGCTGACCGGGAACGTGGTTTCCGACAAGGGCGACAAGACGGTTGTCGTGCTGGTGGAGCGTAAGGTGAAGCACCCGCTCTACGGCAAGATCATCCGCCGCTCGAAGAAGTATCATGCCCATGACGAGGGCAATGAGTACAAGGCCGGCGAGACCGTGCGCATCGAAGAGACTGCGCCGATCTCCAAGCTGAAGACCTGGAAGGTGATCGAGCGGGTGAACACCCACGCGACCCCGACCAAGTCGGACGCCGCCGCCTAA
- the rplP gene encoding 50S ribosomal protein L16 — protein sequence MLQPKRTKFRKAFKGRIHGDAKGGTALNFGSYGLKAMEPERITARQIEAARRAITRHIKRQGRLWIRIFPDVPVSSKPAEVRMGSGKGSPEFWVARVKPGRILFELDGVPGPLAAEAFERAAMKLPIKVKVVARLGDTSHLEG from the coding sequence ATGCTGCAACCGAAGCGCACCAAGTTCCGCAAGGCCTTCAAGGGCCGCATCCATGGCGACGCCAAGGGTGGCACTGCGCTGAACTTCGGGTCGTATGGCCTGAAGGCGATGGAGCCGGAGCGGATCACCGCCCGTCAGATCGAGGCGGCTCGCCGCGCGATCACCCGTCACATCAAGCGCCAGGGCCGTCTCTGGATCCGCATCTTCCCGGACGTGCCGGTCTCGTCCAAGCCTGCTGAAGTCCGCATGGGCTCGGGCAAGGGCTCGCCGGAATTCTGGGTCGCCCGCGTCAAGCCGGGCCGCATCCTGTTCGAGCTGGACGGCGTTCCCGGCCCGCTCGCCGCGGAAGCGTTCGAGCGTGCGGCGATGAAGCTGCCGATCAAGGTCAAGGTCGTGGCTCGCCTCGGCGATACCTCGCACCTGGAGGGTTGA
- the rplD gene encoding 50S ribosomal protein L4: MKVKVQTLDAKASGDIELNEAVFGVEPRADILHRVVTWQLEKRRATARGTRERADVARSGKKFGRQKGGGTARHGDRRAPVFIGGGKAHGARVRDFNPGLNKKIRALGLKMALSSHAKAGSLVVLDAFGTAKTAELKAQFAKLGTGRTALVIDGEAGNGFLAARNLVGVNVLPAVGANVYDILKHDTLVLTRAAVEKLEARFNG, encoded by the coding sequence GTGAAGGTCAAGGTTCAAACCCTCGACGCGAAGGCATCGGGCGACATCGAGCTCAACGAGGCCGTTTTCGGCGTCGAGCCGCGCGCCGACATCCTGCACCGCGTCGTCACCTGGCAGCTCGAGAAGCGTCGCGCCACCGCGCGCGGCACTCGCGAGCGTGCTGACGTCGCCCGCTCGGGCAAGAAGTTCGGGCGCCAGAAGGGCGGCGGTACCGCCCGTCACGGCGATCGCCGCGCTCCGGTGTTCATTGGTGGTGGTAAGGCACACGGCGCCCGCGTCCGTGACTTCAATCCCGGCCTGAACAAGAAGATCCGCGCGCTGGGCCTGAAGATGGCCCTCAGCAGCCACGCCAAGGCGGGTTCGCTGGTCGTCCTCGACGCGTTCGGCACTGCCAAGACGGCGGAGCTGAAGGCGCAGTTCGCGAAGCTCGGCACCGGTCGCACCGCGCTGGTGATCGACGGTGAGGCCGGCAACGGCTTCCTCGCGGCCCGCAACCTGGTGGGCGTCAACGTCCTGCCGGCGGTCGGCGCCAACGTCTATGACATCCTGAAGCACGACACGCTGGTCCTGACCCGCGCTGCCGTCGAGAAGCTGGAGGCGCGCTTCAATGGCTAA
- the tuf gene encoding elongation factor Tu: protein MAKAKFERNKPHLNIGTIGHVDHGKTSLTAAITKVLAETSGGTAVDFANIDKAPEERERGITISTAHVEYETANRHYAHVDCPGHADYVKNMITGAAQMDGAILVVAATDGPMPQTKEHILLARQVGVPTMVVFLNKVDLVDDEEILELVEMEIREELSKREFDGDNIPIIRGSATAALSGSDAKLGQEAILALMAAVDESIPQPERPLDKPFMMPIEDVFSISGRGTVVTGRVETGIIKVGEEVEIVGIHDTRKTTVTGVEMFRKLLDQGQAGDNVGALIRGVARDEVERGQVLAKPGSIKPHTDFKSEVYVLSKDEGGRHTPFFANYRPQFYFRTTDVTGTIELPEGTEMVMPGDNVALGIKLIAPIAMDVGQRFTIREGGRTVGAGVVAEIQK, encoded by the coding sequence ATGGCGAAGGCAAAGTTTGAGCGGAACAAGCCGCACCTCAACATCGGCACCATCGGCCACGTCGACCATGGCAAGACGTCGCTGACCGCCGCGATCACCAAGGTTCTGGCTGAAACGTCGGGCGGCACTGCCGTCGACTTCGCCAACATCGACAAGGCTCCGGAAGAGCGCGAGCGCGGCATCACCATCTCGACGGCGCACGTCGAGTACGAGACCGCCAACCGCCACTACGCGCACGTCGATTGCCCGGGCCACGCTGACTATGTGAAGAACATGATCACCGGTGCCGCGCAGATGGACGGCGCGATCCTCGTGGTCGCCGCGACCGACGGCCCGATGCCGCAGACCAAGGAGCACATCCTGCTCGCCCGCCAGGTCGGCGTGCCGACCATGGTGGTCTTTCTCAACAAGGTCGACCTGGTCGACGACGAGGAAATCCTCGAGCTGGTCGAGATGGAAATCCGCGAAGAGCTCAGCAAGCGCGAGTTCGACGGCGACAACATTCCGATCATCCGTGGTTCGGCGACCGCCGCTCTCTCGGGTTCGGACGCCAAGCTCGGCCAGGAAGCGATCCTCGCCCTCATGGCCGCTGTCGACGAGTCGATCCCGCAGCCGGAGCGTCCGCTGGACAAGCCGTTCATGATGCCGATCGAGGACGTGTTCTCGATCTCGGGCCGCGGCACCGTGGTGACCGGCCGCGTCGAGACCGGCATCATCAAGGTTGGTGAGGAAGTCGAGATCGTCGGCATCCACGACACCCGCAAGACCACCGTCACGGGCGTCGAGATGTTCCGCAAGCTGCTCGACCAGGGCCAGGCCGGCGACAATGTCGGCGCGCTGATCCGCGGCGTCGCTCGCGACGAAGTCGAGCGTGGCCAGGTTCTCGCCAAGCCGGGTTCGATCAAGCCGCACACCGACTTCAAGTCGGAAGTGTACGTGCTGTCGAAGGACGAGGGTGGCCGTCACACGCCGTTCTTCGCCAACTATCGTCCGCAGTTCTACTTCCGCACGACCGACGTCACCGGCACGATCGAGCTGCCCGAGGGCACCGAGATGGTGATGCCGGGCGACAACGTTGCGCTGGGCATCAAGCTCATCGCGCCGATCGCCATGGACGTCGGCCAGCGCTTCACGATCCGCGAAGGCGGCCGCACCGTGGGTGCCGGCGTCGTTGCCGAGATCCAGAAGTAA
- the rplN gene encoding 50S ribosomal protein L14, whose product MIQMQSNLDVADNSGAKRVQCIKVLGGSKRRFASVGDVIVVSIKEAAPRGKVKKGDVHRAVIVRTAKDVRRADGSVIRFDGNAAVLVNKNEEPIGTRIFGPVVRELRSKGFMKIISLAPEVL is encoded by the coding sequence ATGATCCAGATGCAGTCCAATCTCGACGTCGCTGACAACAGCGGCGCGAAGCGGGTGCAGTGCATCAAGGTGCTGGGCGGATCGAAGCGTCGCTTCGCCTCCGTGGGCGACGTCATCGTCGTCAGCATCAAGGAAGCTGCTCCCCGCGGCAAGGTGAAGAAGGGTGACGTGCACCGCGCCGTCATCGTCCGCACCGCCAAGGACGTCCGCCGCGCCGATGGCTCGGTGATTCGCTTCGACGGCAACGCTGCCGTCCTGGTCAACAAGAACGAGGAGCCGATCGGCACCCGTATCTTTGGCCCGGTGGTCCGCGAGCTGCGCTCGAAGGGCTTCATGAAGATCATTTCGCTCGCCCCCGAGGTGCTGTGA
- the rpsG gene encoding 30S ribosomal protein S7, which yields MARRRRPEKREILPDPKFGDIVLSKFMNSVMLDGKKSVAEGIVYSAMETVEARAKRDPIGVFHDALNNIKPGIEVRSRRVGGATYQVPVEVRPERAQALAIRWLITSARNRSENTMSARLSGELLDASNNRGNAVKKREDTHRMAEANRAFSHYRW from the coding sequence ATGGCTCGTCGTCGTCGCCCAGAAAAGCGCGAAATCCTGCCGGATCCCAAATTCGGTGATATCGTCCTTTCGAAGTTCATGAACTCGGTCATGCTGGACGGTAAGAAGTCCGTTGCCGAGGGCATCGTCTATTCGGCCATGGAAACCGTCGAAGCGCGCGCTAAGCGCGATCCGATCGGTGTGTTCCATGACGCGCTGAACAACATCAAGCCGGGCATCGAAGTCCGCAGCCGCCGCGTCGGCGGTGCGACCTACCAGGTTCCGGTCGAGGTTCGTCCGGAGCGTGCCCAGGCGCTTGCGATTCGCTGGCTGATCACTTCGGCCCGCAACCGCAGCGAGAACACCATGTCGGCCCGCCTCTCGGGCGAGCTGCTCGACGCTTCGAACAACCGCGGCAACGCAGTGAAGAAGCGCGAAGACACCCACCGCATGGCCGAAGCGAACCGCGCCTTCAGCCACTACCGCTGGTAA
- the rplX gene encoding 50S ribosomal protein L24, giving the protein MAAAKIKKGDQVIVLSGKDKGRTGEVVKALPKDGKVVVSGVNIAVRHRKASQTNPQGGLERSEAPMAVSKVAHVTKDGKPTRVRFEERDGKKVRVAVKTGEVING; this is encoded by the coding sequence ATGGCTGCTGCCAAGATCAAGAAGGGCGACCAGGTCATCGTCCTGTCCGGCAAGGACAAGGGACGGACCGGCGAGGTCGTCAAGGCGCTCCCGAAGGACGGCAAGGTCGTCGTGTCGGGCGTCAACATCGCCGTGCGTCACCGCAAGGCTTCGCAGACCAACCCGCAGGGCGGTCTCGAGCGTTCGGAAGCGCCGATGGCAGTGTCCAAGGTCGCGCACGTGACCAAGGACGGCAAGCCGACGCGCGTCCGCTTCGAAGAGCGTGACGGCAAGAAGGTTCGCGTCGCCGTCAAGACCGGGGAGGTCATCAATGGCTGA
- the rpsC gene encoding 30S ribosomal protein S3: MGHKSNPIGLRLQVNRTWDSRWFAEGADYGRLLMEDLKIRKYIVETLPQAAISKVVIERPAKLCRVSIYAARPGVIIGKKGSDIEKLRKTLSAMTSSDVSLNIVEIRKPEVDAKLVAQGIADQLERRIAFRRAMKRAVQSAMRLGAEGIRINCGGRLGGAEIARSEWYREGRVPLHTLRANIDHATAEAHTAYGVCGVKVWIFKGEILGHDPMATDRLNLESQTTGVRPARDDRR, from the coding sequence ATGGGTCACAAGAGCAACCCGATCGGCCTTCGCCTCCAGGTCAACCGCACCTGGGACAGCCGCTGGTTCGCCGAGGGCGCCGACTATGGCCGGCTCCTCATGGAGGACCTCAAGATCCGCAAGTACATCGTCGAGACGCTGCCCCAGGCCGCGATCTCGAAGGTGGTGATTGAGCGCCCGGCCAAGCTGTGCCGCGTGTCGATCTACGCTGCCCGTCCCGGTGTGATCATCGGCAAGAAGGGCTCGGACATCGAGAAGCTGCGCAAGACGCTGAGCGCGATGACCTCGAGCGACGTGAGCCTGAACATCGTCGAGATCCGCAAGCCGGAAGTCGACGCCAAGCTCGTCGCCCAGGGCATCGCCGATCAGCTCGAGCGTCGTATCGCCTTCCGCCGCGCCATGAAGCGCGCGGTGCAGTCAGCGATGCGTCTCGGCGCCGAGGGCATCCGGATCAACTGCGGCGGCCGTCTCGGCGGCGCCGAGATCGCCCGTTCGGAATGGTATCGCGAGGGTCGCGTTCCGCTGCACACGCTGCGCGCGAACATCGATCACGCCACTGCCGAAGCGCACACCGCCTATGGCGTCTGCGGCGTGAAGGTGTGGATCTTCAAGGGTGAGATCCTCGGCCACGATCCGATGGCGACCGATCGCCTCAACCTGGAATCGCAGACGACGGGCGTTCGCCCGGCGCGCGACGACCGTCGCTAA
- the rpsJ gene encoding 30S ribosomal protein S10 has protein sequence METQNIRIRLKAFDHRVLDQATGDIADTARRTGALIRGPIPLPTKIEKFTVNRGPHIDKKSREQFEVRTYKRMLDIVQPTPQTVDALMKLDLAAGVDVEIKLA, from the coding sequence ATGGAAACGCAGAATATCCGTATTCGCCTGAAGGCGTTCGATCACCGAGTGCTCGACCAGGCGACCGGCGACATCGCCGACACTGCGCGTCGCACTGGCGCTCTCATCCGTGGCCCGATCCCGCTTCCGACGAAGATCGAGAAGTTCACGGTGAACCGTGGTCCGCACATCGACAAGAAGAGCCGCGAGCAGTTTGAGGTGCGCACCTACAAGCGCATGCTCGACATCGTGCAGCCGACCCCGCAGACGGTCGACGCGCTGATGAAGCTCGACCTCGCCGCCGGCGTCGATGTCGAGATCAAGCTGGCCTGA
- the rpmC gene encoding 50S ribosomal protein L29 — translation MTKATDLRAKTEDQLSDELGNLKREAFNLRFQAATSQLEKPSRVREVRRDIARIKTLQNERSRSAAK, via the coding sequence ATGACCAAGGCTACCGATCTTCGTGCGAAGACCGAAGACCAGCTGAGCGACGAGCTCGGCAACCTGAAGCGCGAGGCGTTCAACCTCCGTTTCCAGGCCGCGACCAGCCAGCTCGAAAAGCCGAGCCGCGTTCGCGAGGTCCGTCGGGACATCGCCCGTATCAAGACGCTGCAGAACGAGCGCTCGCGCTCGGCTGCCAAGTAA
- the rpsS gene encoding 30S ribosomal protein S19, giving the protein MARSVWKGPFVDLHLLKKAQTAQEQGTRAGPIKTWSRRSTILPDFVGLTFSVYNGRKFVPVSVNEDMVGMKLGEFAPTRFFPGHAADKKGKR; this is encoded by the coding sequence ATGGCTCGCTCCGTTTGGAAGGGTCCCTTCGTGGACCTCCACCTGCTCAAGAAGGCGCAGACCGCGCAGGAGCAGGGCACCCGCGCCGGTCCGATCAAGACCTGGTCGCGCCGCTCGACGATCCTGCCGGACTTCGTCGGCCTGACGTTCAGCGTCTACAATGGCCGCAAGTTCGTCCCGGTCTCGGTCAACGAGGACATGGTCGGCATGAAGCTCGGCGAGTTCGCGCCGACCCGGTTCTTCCCGGGCCACGCTGCCGACAAGAAGGGTAAGCGCTAA
- the fusA gene encoding elongation factor G, with protein sequence MARSHPLERYRNIGIMAHIDAGKTTTTERILYYTGKSYKIGEVHEGTATMDWMEQEQERGITITSAATTCKWRAEEGKGEEHLINIIDTPGHVDFTIEVERSLRVLDGAVACFDGVAGVEPQSETVWRQADKYGVPRMCFVNKLDRTGADFYFCVDSIIDRLGARPAVLYLPIGIEGGFKGLVDLVENRAIIWLEESLGAKFEYAEIPDDLKEKAAKYRSELIEMAVEQDDALMEAYLEGNEPSVADLKKLIRKGTLEMAFVPIVCGSAFKNKGVQPLLDAVVDYLPSPLDIPDVQGVKLDGETPDSRPASDSAPLSLLAFKIMNDPFVGSLTFARIYSGTLTKGQYLNSVKDKKEKIGRMLLMHANSREDIDEARAGDIVAIAGLKETTTGDTLCDTANPIILERMEFPEPVIELSVEPKTKADQEKMGIALNRLAAEDPSFRVSTDHESGQTIIKGMGELHLEILVDRMKREFKVEANVGAPQVAYREYLAKPVDIDYTHKKQSGGTGQFGRVKVKLTPGERGSGFVFKDEVKGGNIPKEYIPAIEKGFRETAQTGSLVGFPIIDFEVLLYDGAYHDVDSSALAFEITARAAMREAAQKSGIKLLEPVMKVEVVTPEDYLGDVIGDINSRRGQIQGTDSRGNAQTVEAMVPLANMFGYVNQLRSFTQGRAQYSMQFSHYDEVPPNVADEVKAKLA encoded by the coding sequence ATGGCCCGCAGCCATCCCCTCGAGCGTTATCGCAACATCGGCATCATGGCGCACATCGACGCCGGCAAGACGACGACGACCGAGCGCATCCTCTACTACACCGGCAAGTCCTACAAGATCGGCGAAGTGCACGAAGGCACCGCGACGATGGACTGGATGGAGCAGGAGCAGGAGCGTGGCATCACCATCACCTCGGCGGCGACCACCTGCAAGTGGCGCGCGGAAGAGGGCAAGGGTGAAGAGCACCTGATCAACATCATCGACACCCCCGGCCACGTCGACTTCACGATCGAAGTCGAGCGTTCGCTGCGCGTGCTCGACGGTGCGGTTGCCTGTTTCGACGGCGTTGCCGGCGTGGAGCCGCAGTCGGAGACCGTGTGGCGCCAGGCCGACAAGTACGGCGTGCCGCGCATGTGCTTCGTCAACAAGCTCGATCGCACCGGCGCCGACTTCTATTTCTGCGTCGACTCGATCATCGATCGCCTGGGCGCGCGCCCGGCCGTGCTGTATCTCCCGATCGGCATCGAAGGCGGCTTCAAGGGCCTGGTCGACCTGGTCGAGAACCGCGCGATCATCTGGCTCGAAGAGAGCCTGGGCGCGAAGTTCGAATATGCCGAGATCCCTGACGACCTGAAGGAAAAGGCCGCCAAGTATCGCAGCGAGCTGATCGAGATGGCCGTCGAGCAGGACGATGCGCTGATGGAAGCGTATCTCGAGGGCAACGAGCCGTCGGTCGCCGACCTCAAGAAGCTGATCCGCAAGGGTACGCTCGAGATGGCGTTCGTGCCGATCGTCTGCGGCTCGGCGTTCAAGAACAAGGGCGTGCAGCCGCTGCTCGACGCCGTTGTCGACTATCTGCCTTCGCCGCTGGACATCCCCGACGTGCAGGGCGTGAAGCTCGACGGCGAGACCCCGGATTCGCGTCCGGCTTCGGACTCGGCGCCGCTTTCGCTGCTCGCCTTCAAGATCATGAACGATCCGTTCGTCGGCTCGCTCACCTTCGCCCGCATCTATTCGGGCACCCTCACCAAGGGTCAGTATCTGAACTCGGTGAAGGACAAGAAGGAGAAGATCGGCCGTATGCTCCTGATGCACGCGAACTCGCGTGAGGACATCGATGAGGCGCGCGCCGGCGACATCGTCGCGATCGCGGGCCTCAAGGAGACCACGACCGGCGACACGCTGTGCGACACGGCGAACCCGATCATCCTGGAGCGCATGGAGTTCCCGGAGCCGGTGATCGAGCTGTCGGTGGAGCCGAAGACCAAGGCCGACCAGGAGAAGATGGGCATCGCCCTCAACCGCCTGGCCGCCGAGGATCCCTCGTTCCGCGTCTCGACCGATCACGAATCGGGCCAGACCATCATCAAGGGCATGGGCGAGCTCCATCTCGAGATCCTGGTCGACCGCATGAAGCGCGAGTTCAAGGTCGAGGCCAATGTCGGCGCGCCGCAGGTGGCGTATCGCGAGTATCTCGCGAAGCCGGTCGACATCGACTACACGCACAAGAAGCAGTCGGGCGGCACCGGCCAGTTCGGCCGCGTCAAGGTCAAGCTGACCCCGGGCGAGCGCGGTTCGGGCTTCGTCTTCAAGGACGAGGTCAAGGGCGGCAATATTCCGAAGGAATATATCCCGGCGATCGAGAAGGGCTTCCGCGAGACGGCGCAGACCGGTTCGCTGGTCGGCTTCCCGATCATCGACTTCGAAGTGCTGCTCTATGACGGTGCGTACCACGACGTCGACTCGTCGGCGCTGGCCTTCGAAATCACCGCCCGTGCAGCGATGCGCGAAGCGGCCCAGAAGTCCGGCATCAAGCTGCTCGAGCCGGTGATGAAGGTCGAAGTCGTCACCCCCGAGGATTATCTCGGTGACGTCATCGGCGACATCAACAGCCGCCGTGGCCAGATCCAGGGCACCGACAGCCGCGGCAACGCGCAGACGGTCGAGGCGATGGTCCCGCTGGCGAACATGTTCGGCTATGTGAATCAGCTGCGCTCGTTCACCCAGGGCCGTGCGCAGTACAGCATGCAGTTCAGCCATTACGACGAAGTGCCGCCGAATGTGGCCGACGAAGTGAAGGCGAAGCTGGCTTAA
- the rplE gene encoding 50S ribosomal protein L5, which translates to MADSYTPRMRKLYDEQIAKAMTEKFGYKNVMEVPKIDKITLNMGVGEATQDKKKVEQAASEMELIAGQKPVITKAKKSIAQFKLREGMPIGVKVTLRRERMYEFLDRFITIALPRVRDFRGLNPKSFDGRGNYACGLKEQLVFPEINYDRIDKVRGMDVIVTTTAKTDEEARELLRLFGFPFPQDADGEAKQAA; encoded by the coding sequence ATGGCTGATTCCTACACGCCGCGCATGCGCAAGCTCTATGACGAGCAGATCGCCAAGGCGATGACCGAGAAGTTCGGTTACAAGAACGTCATGGAAGTGCCGAAGATCGACAAGATCACGCTCAACATGGGCGTGGGCGAAGCGACGCAGGACAAGAAGAAGGTCGAGCAGGCAGCGTCCGAAATGGAGCTGATCGCCGGCCAGAAGCCTGTCATCACCAAGGCGAAGAAGTCGATCGCGCAGTTCAAGCTGCGCGAGGGCATGCCGATCGGCGTGAAGGTCACCCTTCGCCGCGAGCGCATGTACGAGTTCCTCGACCGCTTCATCACGATCGCGCTTCCGCGCGTTCGCGACTTCCGTGGGCTGAACCCGAAGAGCTTCGACGGCCGTGGCAACTATGCCTGTGGCCTGAAGGAGCAGCTCGTGTTCCCCGAGATCAACTATGACCGCATCGACAAGGTGCGCGGCATGGACGTGATCGTGACCACCACCGCCAAGACCGACGAAGAAGCTCGCGAGCTCCTCCGTCTCTTCGGCTTCCCGTTCCCGCAGGATGCGGACGGCGAAGCGAAGCAGGCAGCGTAA